One part of the Olleya sp. YS genome encodes these proteins:
- the ettA gene encoding energy-dependent translational throttle protein EttA, with amino-acid sequence MSDDKKVIFSMSGLTKTFPSAQTPVLKNIYLSFFYGAKIGILGLNGSGKSTLLKIIAGVDKNYQGDVVFSPGYTVGYLEQDPQLDNDKTVMEIVREGAAETVAILDEYNSINDQFGLEEVYSNPDKMEKLMNRQAELQDQIDAANAWELDTKLEIAMDALRTPDGDKKIGVLSGGERRRVALCRLLLQEPDVLLLDEPTNHLDAESVHWLEHHLAQYKGTVIAVTHDRYFLDNVAGWILELDRGEGIPWKGNYSSWLDQKSKRLAQESKTASKRQKTLERELEWVRQGAKGRQTKQKARLKNYDKLMSQDQKQLDEKLEIYIPNGPRLGTNVIEAIGVSKAYDDKLLYEDLNFNLPQAGIVGVIGPNGAGKTTIFRMIMGEETPDKGEFKIGETAKVAYVDQAHSNIDPEKSIWQNFSDEQELVLMGGKEVNSRAYLSRFNFSGSEQNKKVKLLSGGERNRLHLAMTLKEEGNVLLLDEPTNDLDVNTLRALEEGLENFAGCAVVISHDRWFLDRICTHILAFEGDSQVYFFEGGFSEYEENKKKRLGGDLMPKRIKYKKLVR; translated from the coding sequence ATGAGCGATGATAAAAAAGTAATATTCTCAATGTCTGGGTTGACTAAAACGTTTCCTAGTGCACAAACTCCTGTACTTAAAAATATATATTTAAGTTTCTTTTATGGAGCTAAAATCGGAATCTTAGGTCTTAATGGTTCTGGTAAATCGACACTATTAAAAATAATAGCAGGTGTTGATAAAAACTATCAAGGTGATGTTGTGTTTTCTCCAGGATATACGGTCGGCTACTTAGAACAAGATCCACAATTGGATAATGATAAAACGGTTATGGAAATTGTACGTGAAGGTGCAGCAGAAACTGTTGCAATCCTTGACGAATATAATAGTATTAATGATCAATTTGGTTTAGAAGAAGTCTATAGCAATCCAGACAAAATGGAAAAGCTAATGAATCGTCAAGCTGAGCTACAAGATCAAATTGATGCTGCTAACGCATGGGAGTTAGATACCAAACTAGAAATAGCAATGGACGCCTTACGTACACCAGATGGCGACAAAAAAATAGGAGTATTATCTGGAGGAGAACGACGTCGTGTGGCTTTATGTCGCTTATTATTACAAGAACCAGATGTGTTATTGTTAGATGAGCCAACCAACCACTTAGATGCAGAGTCTGTACATTGGTTAGAGCATCATTTAGCTCAATATAAAGGAACGGTTATAGCTGTAACGCACGATAGATACTTTTTAGATAATGTCGCAGGTTGGATTTTAGAATTAGATAGAGGTGAAGGTATTCCATGGAAAGGGAATTACTCATCTTGGTTGGACCAAAAATCTAAACGATTAGCTCAAGAAAGTAAAACAGCTTCTAAACGTCAAAAAACATTAGAACGAGAATTGGAATGGGTGCGTCAAGGTGCGAAAGGACGACAAACAAAGCAGAAAGCACGTTTGAAGAACTATGACAAGTTAATGAGTCAAGATCAAAAGCAATTAGATGAAAAACTTGAAATATACATCCCAAATGGACCAAGATTAGGGACTAACGTTATTGAAGCTATTGGAGTTAGTAAAGCTTACGATGATAAATTATTATACGAAGATTTAAACTTCAACTTGCCACAAGCTGGAATTGTTGGTGTTATTGGTCCAAATGGAGCTGGTAAAACTACCATTTTCAGAATGATAATGGGAGAAGAAACACCTGATAAAGGCGAATTTAAGATTGGAGAAACCGCTAAAGTCGCTTATGTCGATCAAGCACACTCTAACATAGATCCTGAAAAATCGATTTGGCAAAACTTTAGTGACGAGCAAGAATTGGTATTAATGGGAGGAAAAGAAGTAAATTCTAGAGCCTATTTAAGTCGATTTAACTTTTCTGGTAGCGAACAAAATAAGAAAGTAAAATTACTATCTGGAGGAGAGCGTAACCGTTTACATCTAGCAATGACGCTTAAAGAAGAAGGTAATGTATTACTTTTAGATGAACCTACTAATGATTTAGATGTCAACACATTACGTGCATTAGAAGAAGGTCTAGAAAACTTTGCTGGATGTGCAGTAGTAATCTCTCACGACAGATGGTTTTTAGATAGAATTTGTACACATATTTTAGCGTT